The Candidatus Zymogenus saltonus genome window below encodes:
- a CDS encoding ATP-binding cassette domain-containing protein — MIRIESLNKSFGEEKVLININLTIPEGKITVILGRSGAGKSVLLKHMIGLIKPDSGKIYVNGREITGLNEKELDKVREHFGMLFQGGGLFDSITVWENVAFPLVERGNTSMEEIKKEVKKRISQVGLAGMETKLPSQLSGGMKNRVGLARALVTNPDIILFDEPTAGLDPITEESISKLIIQTHKKHKNTYVIISHDIEMTLRVADKIAILYGGKIITEGTPDELKKSKDSFVSKFVNGSLEDLDLEHR, encoded by the coding sequence ATGATTAGGATCGAGAGCCTAAACAAATCCTTCGGGGAAGAAAAGGTGCTCATTAACATAAACCTGACAATCCCCGAGGGTAAAATAACCGTAATACTCGGAAGGAGCGGCGCCGGGAAGTCGGTTCTCTTAAAACATATGATCGGCCTGATAAAACCTGACAGCGGAAAAATATACGTCAACGGCCGGGAGATCACCGGACTTAACGAAAAGGAGCTTGACAAGGTAAGAGAGCACTTTGGGATGTTGTTTCAGGGCGGCGGCCTCTTCGATTCGATTACCGTTTGGGAAAACGTTGCCTTCCCCCTGGTGGAGAGGGGAAACACCTCCATGGAGGAGATAAAAAAGGAGGTAAAGAAGCGTATCTCCCAGGTAGGTCTCGCCGGCATGGAGACAAAACTCCCGTCGCAACTGTCGGGAGGGATGAAGAACCGGGTCGGGCTTGCCAGGGCGCTTGTTACGAATCCAGATATCATCCTCTTCGACGAGCCGACTGCCGGACTCGACCCGATCACGGAAGAATCGATTTCTAAACTGATAATACAAACACACAAGAAACATAAAAATACATATGTCATAATAAGTCATGATATAGAGATGACCCTTAGGGTGGCCGATAAGATCGCAATCCTTTATGGAGGGAAGATCATCACCGAGGGAACTCCCGATGAGCTGAAGAAGTCAAAAGACTCCTTCGTCTCCAAATTCGTGAACGGAAGCCTCGAAGACCTTGATCTGGAGCATCGCTGA
- a CDS encoding ABC transporter permease — translation MLRFLSTVGGWVNEKLAEIGKVTILLLDAARWAFVPPFRFKNILRQMEFVGVKSINIVLFTGVFTGMVLALQGYLSFKLFNAESLVGGTVAVAMAREMGPVISAFMVIARAGSAMAAELGTMRVTEQIDALVSMSINPVKYLVVPRIIAGITMMPILSSIFSLAGFLGSYFAGVKLLGINAGVFMGRVYEILDLEDFTNGIIKSVFFGLLFTLIACYYGFNARGGAAGVGTATNKAVVVSCVTIVISDYFLTAIMFS, via the coding sequence ATGTTGAGGTTCTTATCGACCGTAGGGGGATGGGTCAACGAGAAGCTGGCCGAGATCGGCAAGGTTACGATCCTGCTTCTCGACGCCGCCCGTTGGGCCTTCGTTCCCCCGTTCAGGTTTAAGAATATCTTGCGCCAGATGGAATTTGTGGGCGTTAAGTCGATAAACATAGTGCTCTTCACCGGGGTATTTACGGGGATGGTCCTGGCCCTGCAGGGTTACCTGAGCTTCAAGCTTTTTAACGCCGAGAGCTTGGTCGGGGGCACAGTTGCCGTCGCCATGGCTAGAGAGATGGGCCCCGTTATCTCCGCCTTCATGGTAATCGCAAGGGCGGGCTCCGCCATGGCCGCAGAGCTCGGAACCATGCGCGTAACGGAGCAGATCGACGCCCTCGTTTCGATGTCGATAAATCCCGTGAAATACCTTGTTGTCCCGAGGATAATCGCAGGGATTACAATGATGCCCATACTTTCGTCGATATTTTCCCTCGCTGGCTTTCTCGGGTCTTACTTTGCGGGGGTGAAGCTTTTGGGAATAAACGCGGGAGTCTTTATGGGAAGGGTATATGAAATTCTTGACCTGGAGGATTTTACAAACGGAATCATCAAATCAGTTTTCTTCGGACTCCTCTTTACGTTGATCGCCTGTTACTACGGATTCAACGCAAGGGGCGGCGCCGCCGGCGTGGGTACAGCGACTAACAAGGCCGTCGTGGTAAGCTGTGTGACGATAGTCATCAGCGATTATTTCTTAACGGCGATCATGTTCAGTTGA